ATGAATGAACAAAGGCAAAACTCACAATACTTCCACATTTCCGCCAAAGTATCCCCATCTTCTTTGTCATTTGCCTTCAAGCTAGGATCGACATCAAATAAAGTGTCCATCGACAACTGCTTCTTGAAACCCCGGAAGAAGATCGGATTCAACCACCACGAGAACCACAGATTCAACTCGCCGGCGGTAGCTTCGAAAGGCAGGAACTTGAACTTGTCTAGCAGGATGCCTCGCTTTTCGGCCGCCTCCAGGCCGAACAGGACGGCTTTGATACCGACGGCGATGCTTAGCACAATGGCCACCTTATCGCCTGACTGTACCCCCCAGAGAGTACGACAGCGCGCGGCATCGAATATCAGCGTCAGAGCCAGGTACTGTACCAGAAGTCCTGATGGGCGCACGCTGCGAACATGTTGCCAGTGCGACAAGAACGTGAGTCCAATCTCCAGTAGCAAAACAACAACATTAGCCGCAATTGATGTCCGTGTCGTTGGGCCCTTGCTGGCGGTTAAAGCTACCAGCACGAGCGTAACTGTTGATATGGCAAACCAGCCAGCCTAAATTCATTGTGAATAAAGGTTAGTCCTGTCTCCTTGCGTTATCGTCAAAGGGGCAGATATCATACCAGTTTAGCCACATGATGCCACGATTCCACcactttcctctcctcattcTTCAATCGCAACAGAAACAAAGGTAAAAGGAATAATGTGATACCCGCAGGCACAAGAGTGAGGATAGATTCCTCGAATAGCAAAGTGAAGTCGAAACCATCATAGCAGTCGGCGGCGGGGCCAAACCCCGTCTCGACATTGACCGGACATTTGGATGCTTGAGCGCCCATGGTGTTGAGCTACCCCTGTAGAAAATTCTATGTGCATGAAGTGGAGAGAGATAGGTCTTTTCCTACATGATCTAGCTATGTTTGATCGGCAATTTGCTTGCTTGTCACAGAggctgtggatggatggctacGAACCGGATCCATCGCGTGACGTTCTGTAAGGGTTCAACTTACTATGCAGTGAATCTTATGCGTAGTAAGCAATATTTAGTGGGGAAAAAGCCATGTCAAAAACGTGGTCATGGTTGAATAGTAAGAAATAAGCGTAAGATAGAGTGGGCGGCGGTGACACTAACCGTCTACAGTAATGCCCTAGAATCATGTGCTGACTGTTCTGGAACACTGAAACTTGAAACACAACGCTAATAATAACAGTTAAATGAGATTAATCTTCCAAACCAATTACTAGAAGTGCTGGCTTTTAGTCAGTTTATTGTGTGGTTACTACCCCAAGGTCATTGGGGCAGTGTTGTGATTATATTGTTTGCTTAGAAGGATTGCGGGGGTTTATCCACTAATTCCAGAACACGAGGTAACAGTTCTGCAACCAGGGCTAATATTAGCTAGTTTACTAGACTCATCACATTCACCTGAACAGCCAGTCATGAAGGTACTCTGACGAGGAATTTCAATGCCTGTGCCCACAGCCCCGGCGGCTTTACTGGTTTCTTGCTTACTACGCACGTAATGAGCATCGACCCAGTAAATCCCCCAGACTTGATGACTTGGACCCGACTAAGACGTCCTCAAAAGATCctagatatataaagaaataaaaggaTGGAAGCAGGATCAAatatcgtcatcatccattcaGGTTAACTTCATCAAtctcacccccctccccaaataCCTCACCCAACCAAACACCATGGGATCACTTTCGCCATTCCCTCCCGCGCCCAAGGCGGGCCTTGGTGAGCACTAAGAATCCCCCACtgtcccctcctccaaccacaGCCACCCTGCACGCAATCGATTTCATGGACTAATGACAGACTCAGACTGGGCAAACTTGGACATGACCAAACATCTTCCCGTCAACGGCCACGTCGAGCTCCGCTTCCATCAATCCACCCAATCCTGGACCTCCCCGTCTCTCGAGAGAGGAAACCAgatctccatctccggtcTTTGCCCGGGCCTCAACTACGGCCAACAATGTTACGAGGGGTTGAAGGCAatgcgccgccgccgccaccgtcATGGTTcccaggaagcagaagaaaccATTGCCGTCTTTCGACCCACCTTCCACGCCGCGCGCATGGCCCGCTCTGCTGACGCCGTCTGTCTGCCTCCGGTCCCAgagcatctcttcctcgagtGCATCCGCCTCGCGGTTGCTGCCAACGCGGAATATGTACCCCCACTCGACGCCGAGGGATTCTTGTACATCCGACCAGTCCTGTTCGGGGCGTCGGATGGCTTACCCTTAGGTCCGTGTGAGGAGACCATCTTTGCGGTGTACTGCCACCCGGCGCGAGCATACCACGGAATGCAGGGGATCAAGGGCTTGGTATGCGAGGAATTTGATCGGGCGGCGCCACGAGGAATGGGTCGGTTTAAGGTCGGAGGGAATTACGCCCCTGTATGGCGCCACGCGGGGAAGGCGCAGAAGATGGGTTATCATATCACGCTGCATCTTGACAGTGAGACGCATTCCCTCGTGGAAGAATTTGCCACGAGTGGATTCTTGGGCCATAAGGTCGTGGACGGCCAGGATGTGCTGGTCGTGCCGGAGTCGGAGAATGCGATCGAGAGCGTCACCGGCTCGAGTCTACAGGTCCTTGCCAAGAGCAAGGGCTGGAAGGTGGATAAATCTCCGGTAAGTAGTATCGTGTTTGTCTCCAGTTTTGTTTATTCCTGGCGATCGGGTGGGCTGACAGATCTCACATCAgctccctttctcttcaCTAGGGGAGCTAGATGAAGTCATTGCCGTTGGAactgccgccgccgcggtGCCCATTGCTTCCATCGATCGGTTGTCAACGGGCGAAAAGTATGTTTTCCAGGCGACTGGAGATGGGAAGCTGTGTGATCTTGCTCGCAGCATGCGCGCGATACAAAAGGGACAGGCACCAGACCGTGAGGATTGGTGTTTTGAGGTCACGGGTTTTTGAGTGTACTGGATACTTGAGAATTAGACATAGAAAGGATTTGTAAAGTTAATCACGAACACTAAAATGGTGGCTAAACAAGGCTTGGTTACGGAGATCGACTGTAGAATGTTTAGGATTTACCGAACGGGTAGACGATGAAACACCAACATCGACCAAAACGTCTCCACGTGGGACCAACATGATCAGAGCATGCCAACCACATGGTGTTTTCCCCGATAGGAGCCATTGTTGGTTCGTGTTTGTCGTTCACTGTTTCACCGCCTACCACAAGCTGCAGATTATGAACCAAAATTAGTATCCTTAATCTCAGACCACTTCCTACTTCTTAGTTCTTACCCCTCAGCATCCAGTAAACCCCCGAATTGGCCCCAAGGAAGCCTACCACGCAGCTGACTACCACCAGTGTAGTAATCACTCAAGTAATTAGCCTCCTAGAATTAACACACTATAACTAGTCCACAGTACAGAATCATCCTTCCAAACTTAGCCTCTCATCCATTCAACAGACCACCTCATTTTACCTCATACCACTCGTCCCATTGCAACTCCATCAGCACGAGCATCCATACGCAATCACaatgcttctcttcctcttctcaatACTCATCctgatcctcttcttcaatgctAAATCACTCCCACTCGTCTACtccttccagctcctcccctccctttaCCGAATCCTGCAACCCCGCAACGCTCAGCGCCCCAAAGAGCTCGTATCCCCGCACCCAATCAACACTCCCAATCTCTTCTATCCAGCCCTACCCAGCCTCTTCCGCCCCCACACAAGCCAAACCCACTGCCCCCTGCCGGAAATCGACCTCAACCTACACAAGAGCAACAGCACTTTCTTTACAGATGCGGATCTCAGCCGCGCCCGCCTCCTCAGTCGCCTCCTTGGGCCGGCCTTGGCATCGCTAGGCGGAATGCCTATGCTAGCTGCAGTGCAGGCGCGGTTCCTGCGTGAAATTCGCCCCTTTCAGCGCTATTGCGTGACTACTCGGATCCTGGCGTGGGATCAGCGCTCGCTGTGGACGGTTACGTATTTCTTGAGGAGGGAAGTGTATAAGGGACTGAGGGAAGTGGACCTTGATGGAGGGCCCACGGCCGTGTTGATAGATGGGAACCTCCGCAGGGGGGTGTTGGCTGTGCTGGTCAGTCGGTATGTGGTTAAGGCTGGGAGGGTTACTGTGCCTCCCGTGGAGGTCTTTAAGCGGGCGGGGTtgttggttgatgatgatgataatggcaTTACTCATAATGATGGAGATAGGTCTGCCAGCAACgttgaggagaaagaggggggttCGCTGGTAGGAGAGGGGGGTAAGAATTGCAGGAGCATCGACGGTGGAATCCAGCcgcaggatgaagaggtcTGGCCTGCAGACCGTGTGCAATATATGATTGGGTCTGCGATGGAGTTCATCGGAGAATGCATGCTGTAACCACATGGCAGCCATGGCGATGGGTTACGTGGAAAAGGAGCACATTTTGCTTGTTTGGGAACACGGGCGGAATGTAGGTTGCGGGGTGCAGCAGTTCGAGACATGTTgctattgctttttcttgttgtttCATAGACAGTATGCAGAAAATATGCGACTGAAGCTAAGCCTTCGGTTTGGTATTACAACGAATTTCTATTCGCCTTCCGTGATACTTAGTTGCAATTGAGACCAGGTTGGCATTGCATAGCTCTAGAGATGAATTTGTCGGCACGGCAAGTCAACCATCACGCATCCTTCGCGGTCTGATCCCCAGCTGAAgcaccaaccaccacaactGCCCATCAATCGTCTCCATGGCCCCCAAATTGCTCTACCATCCAACCTTTACGTATAGACAGTCCTTTCCAGCTGAAGATAATTCAAATTCATCCAAGACGTAATACGAACCCCGTATTCCACAGCCACGTTGTCTGATCCAGACAAGCTTGCGACGAGAGGAACCACGTGGGTGGGAGATCTGACATGATATGCAAAGAAGGTCCTTCACCAACAAGAACAATAatagctgcagcagcaacagctaaagtaatagtaatactaACAACAGACGAGAAGTGAAACACATCATCATAGGATGTTTGTATGATGCTTAGAAAAAGCCCTCATCTGTAGTAatcacagtagtagtaaatcTGCCACGGCCCCAGAATTGCACTGACATGTTTCATCCCACCCAAAGGTTAACCAGGTCCTTGGGGCGAAAACCTATTCTGAAACAACCCAGAAGACGGTAGAGCATGGCTTAGATCGCATCAAACATAGGTTAGCGTTGCCAATCTTTGTACTAACACCTGTTTCGAAGTGCCATCTTGCATGGCTGACGAAGATCCCAAGTTGCTTGGTCCTTCTACCGCAATCCATACTTTTCTTCGTGTCAGATTTATGGTGGTATTACGGGGTCCGTGCAATGGGTTGTGAGTAGAAGAAGGCGGGGGACAGTCGGTACCGTAATGAAAGATGGTAAAATAAGGGAGGAGGCTGTGACACGACAGTTGGTCTCGCACCCAAGCAACCCAGAGTAAGATCAATGTAGGGCTCATTTCGTAACGGGGCCCCTACCATTTTGAAGCCCCCAACCACAAGCCAGCCTTGCCATGATGACTTGGGGCGTGCCATGCCGCCGCCCGTCTTGGCCAGTTTCGAAAATCGCCATGTGGTCTGAGATCCGGGGCAGAGCAAAGTTTAAAAGTGGACCGGGTACCTCCTATTTGTATCCCTTCATCATGTATATCTACATCCAATTCTTTTGTCCATATCAGGTCTGGATAGATAACTagggaggaaaaaaaatgaaTCAAatacagcaacaacagcaacaacagcagaacCCTCTGGTAGGGTCAAACGGAACTACTTTGCCCGTGGTCGTTGATACTCGCCGACCATCTGGACGTCCCAAGCATAATTCATACACCGACTTGATGAAGCCAGGCGAGAGCTGGGAGGATCTCCCTGATGCCGCTgagcggaggaggattcAGAACCGTCTAGCACAACGGGCATACCGTGAGTACATCCTCTACTCGCTACTCACAAGTAGCATAGCTAACGCTCTCTACCAGGCCGAAACATGCGCGACCGTACGAAAGAGGTCGAGCTCCTCAAAAGCCAAGTCAAAAACCTTCAAGAAGCCatgaacagcaacagcagcacccCCAACGATAGCAGTAGCGGCAGCATCAGCGCGAGCGCCAGTACCAGCGACGGGGACGACCGTCCCACGCGAGCCTCGTCTCAAGTCAGTACTAGCAGCGTCTCTCCTGGTCCCCGCGACCCCCCGAGTACATATTTCCCGTCTCCAGACCAGGAGATGCTGGGCGATGGACTGAGCTGGCCGACGGACCTGGACCACGACTTCACCAATTGCTTCGATAAAACCAAAGACATTACAGCGACTGTCACAAGCATGCCGACCTCCGCATCACCTTCGACGATGGCCTCGACAGCGAGCGCCCAGAACGCGATGCGATGGCTGGAGTCCGATGTCTACTATCCTTTCCCGCCCCCATCGCCGCCCAACGTCGACCCTATGCTCCGCCCAATGCCAAGCAACATGTCCGACACGCAACGGCGAATCGCCTCGGGCTGTTCCCTGTCCAGCCGTGATCCAGAGGCCGACGAGCCCTTAATCCATATCGCCATCTCGCGCGGCACAATTGATACTCTCCAATTGTTGCTAATGACATATCCCATATCGGTGAATGTGCGAGACCGGGCGGGCTACACACCACTCCAACGAGCTGTTATTACGGGGCGGACAGACATGATGAAACTGCTCATTGAACACGGTGCGGACGCGGGATTGTAGCATATCCACGTGGCTGCGTCGGACAAAATCCGAGCGAAACGCACAAAACCCGAAGCGATTAATTGCATAGGGGCTTGGTTAGTTACACAAAGAAGGGGCGGAATTTCTGGTCTGTGACGGGAACCGACCGCCAAGATACCCACTGATCGCAGTCATGCGATGTGTTAatattttttcctttttctgttcATTAGA
The window above is part of the Aspergillus luchuensis IFO 4308 DNA, chromosome 8, nearly complete sequence genome. Proteins encoded here:
- a CDS encoding uncharacterized protein (COG:S;~EggNog:ENOG410Q014;~InterPro:IPR002110,IPR036770,IPR020683;~PFAM:PF12796,PF00023,PF13606;~antiSMASH:Cluster_8.17;~go_function: GO:0005515 - protein binding [Evidence IEA]), whose amino-acid sequence is MNQIQQQQQQQQNPLVGSNGTTLPVVVDTRRPSGRPKHNSYTDLMKPGESWEDLPDAAERRRIQNRLAQRAYRRNMRDRTKEVELLKSQVKNLQEAMNSNSSTPNDSSSGSISASASTSDGDDRPTRASSQVSTSSVSPGPRDPPSTYFPSPDQEMLGDGLSWPTDLDHDFTNCFDKTKDITATVTSMPTSASPSTMASTASAQNAMRWLESDVYYPFPPPSPPNVDPMLRPMPSNMSDTQRRIASGCSLSSRDPEADEPLIHIAISRGTIDTLQLLLMTYPISVNVRDRAGYTPLQRAVITGRTDMMKLLIEHGADAGL
- a CDS encoding putative secondary metabolism biosynthetic enzyme (COG:E;~EggNog:ENOG410PVTE;~InterPro:IPR036038,IPR005786,IPR001544,IPR043131, IPR043132;~PFAM:PF01063;~antiSMASH:Cluster_8.17;~go_function: GO:0003824 - catalytic activity [Evidence IEA];~go_function: GO:0004084 - branched-chain-amino-acid transaminase activity [Evidence IEA];~go_process: GO:0009081 - branched-chain amino acid metabolic process [Evidence IEA]) — translated: MGSLSPFPPAPKAGLDWANLDMTKHLPVNGHVELRFHQSTQSWTSPSLERGNQISISGLCPGLNYGQQCYEGLKAMRRRRHRHGSQEAEETIAVFRPTFHAARMARSADAVCLPPVPEHLFLECIRLAVAANAEYVPPLDAEGFLYIRPVLFGASDGLPLGPCEETIFAVYCHPARAYHGMQGIKGLVCEEFDRAAPRGMGRFKVGGNYAPVWRHAGKAQKMGYHITLHLDSETHSLVEEFATSGFLGHKVVDGQDVLVVPESENAIESVTGSSLQVLAKSKGWKVDKSPLPFSSLGELDEVIAVGTAAAAVPIASIDRLSTGEKYVFQATGDGKLCDLARSMRAIQKGQAPDREDWCFEVTGF
- a CDS encoding acyl-CoA thioesterase (COG:S;~EggNog:ENOG410QE8M;~InterPro:IPR029069;~PFAM:PF13279;~antiSMASH:Cluster_8.17) → MLLFLFSILILILFFNAKSLPLVYSFQLLPSLYRILQPRNAQRPKELVSPHPINTPNLFYPALPSLFRPHTSQTHCPLPEIDLNLHKSNSTFFTDADLSRARLLSRLLGPALASLGGMPMLAAVQARFLREIRPFQRYCVTTRILAWDQRSLWTVTYFLRREVYKGLREVDLDGGPTAVLIDGNLRRGVLAVLVSRYVVKAGRVTVPPVEVFKRAGLLVDDDDNGITHNDGDRSASNVEEKEGGSLVGEGGKNCRSIDGGIQPQDEEVWPADRVQYMIGSAMEFIGECML